The proteins below are encoded in one region of Helianthus annuus cultivar XRQ/B chromosome 2, HanXRQr2.0-SUNRISE, whole genome shotgun sequence:
- the LOC110892839 gene encoding uncharacterized protein LOC110892839: MVRDCFQENEFQDASLKLFGTRDKDGRVHNLPTTSEIAALIHGDFDGAFDKWDIVVRKKSGGLQRINELHPSYLALQYPLIFPYAEDGYRVGIKHRGIAIDDEVLRTNLTIREFFCYKIQDRQNQFSLLVNAKKLFQQFLVDGYKMIESARLNYIRTQQPKLRVQTLKNLNATVVSGENNASSCGKPILLPSSFTGGSRYMMQKYLDAMAICKSVGYPDLFITVTCNPNWPEIYRCLHDKALNAEDRPDIIFRIFKCKLDHLIKDFKKHKFFGDIQAAHCSKISVMYRVEFQKRGLPHAHIYLFLGAESKFPNASDIDRVITAEIPDKERDPELYELVKQFMIHGPCGTDNLLCPCMVQQNCSKKFPKKYVDETCVDSEGYPVYRRRQTSNTVVKNGVTLDNRFVVPYNALLLRKYQCHVNVEWCNQSGSIKYLFKYINKGPDRVTASVFQTNSTKNNTEQNVAVDEIKAYLDCRYISACEAAWRIFMYDIHYRYPAVEVLPFHCEDGQSIVYNDHDNLCDIVTDPTVKLTMFTEWMNCNKVDEFARTLRILLNHIKGPTCFEDIKTVDGQVFQTFKDACFARGLLDDDKEYVNAVKEASTWSTRDFLRTFFVMLLLSNSISHPGVFWSETKSLLCEDILYQQRKITGIADLDLQQEEPENICLSEIEKLLLTNGSTVINFDDMPSVSDNYVSSSNNRLIMKELSYDRLALQREHGRYVKCLTAEQERIYKIVMEAIEKGDGGVFFVYGYGGTGKTFLWKTFSAALQSKGEVVLNVASSGIASLLLDGGRTAHSRFVIPININENSIYSIEPNTELGDLTKRATLIIWDEAPMTHKHCFEALDRTMRDISRSSQPNMQSKPFRGKVILFGGDFRQILPVISKVLKLTENMRLRVGCQEADLKEIKEFGEWILKLGDGLLGKENDGEIDIEIPDDLLIHDQVNAISSLISYIYIRT; the protein is encoded by the exons ATGGTAAGAGATTGTTTTCAAGAAAATGAGTTTCAAGATGCAAGCTTGAAGCTTTTTGGAACACGAGATAAGGATGGAAGAGTTCACAATTTGCCAACAACATCAGAAATTGCTGCGTTAATACATGGTGATTTTGATGGAGCATTTGATAAATGGGACATTGTTGTTAGAAAGAAGTCTGGTGGTCTTCAAAGAATTAATGAGCTTCATCCCTCTTACCTTGCTTTGCAATATCCACTTATTTTCCCATATGCGGAAGATGGTTATAGAGTTGGTATTAAACATAGAGGGATTGCGATTGATGATGAGGTACTTAGAACCAATCTTACAATTAGAGAATTCTTTTGTTACAAAATTCAAGATAGACAGAATCAGTTTTCATTGTTAGTTAATGCGAAAAAATTATTTCAGCAGTTTTTGGTTGATGGATACAAGATGATAGAATCTGCCAGGTTGAATTATATAAGGACACAACAACCTAAACTTAGAGTACAAACTCTTAAGAACTTGAATGCTACTGTTGTAAGTGGAGAGAATAATGCCTCAAGTTGTGGTAAACCTATACTTTTACCTTCATCATTTACTGGTGGTTCTAGATATATGATGCAAAAGTACTTGGATGCTATGGCAATTTGCAAGTCTGTTGGATATCCCGATTTATTCATAACGGTGACTTGTAATCCAAACTGGCCTGAGATTTACAGGTGTTTGCACGATAAAGCTCTTAATGCTGAAGACAGACCGGATATTATCTTTAGAATATTCAAGTGTAAATTGGATCATCTTATAAAAGATTTCAAGAAACATAAATTCTTTGGTGATATACAAGCAG CCCACTGTTCAAAAATTTCAGTTATGTATAGAGTGGAATTTCAGAAGCGTGGACTCCCACATGCTCACATATATTTGTTCTTGGGTGCTGAAAGCAAATTTCCAAATGCATCTGATATTGATCGGGTTATTACTGCTGAGATACCAGATAAAGAAAGAGATCCTGAATTATATGAGCTTGTCAAGCAATTTATGATTCATGGACCATGTGGTACAGACAACCTACTTTGTCCATGTATGGTTCAGCAAAATTGTTCTAAAAAGTTTCCCAAAAAATATGTAGATGAGACTTGTGTTGATTCTGAAGGATATCCTGTCTATCGTCGCCGTCAAACAAGTAATACGGTAGTAAAGAATGGTGTGACACTTGATAATAGATTTGTAGTTCCTTACAATGCTCTCCTGCTCAGAAAGTATCAGTGCCACGTTAACGTTGAATGGTGCAACCAGTCAGGTTCtatcaaatatttgtttaaatatattaATAAGGGGCCTGATAGAGTCACTGCTTCTGTTTTTCAAACCAATAGCACCAAGAATAATACGGAACAAAATGTAGCTGTAGATGAGATAAAAGCATACCTTGATTGTAGATATATCTCTGCTTGTGAAGCTGCTTGGAGAATATTCATGTATGATATACATTATAGATATCCAGCTGTTGAAGTATTACCTTTTCATTGTGAAGATGGTCAGAGTATTGTGTATAACGATCATGATAATTTGTGTGATATTGTTACTGATCCAACTGTGAAATTGACAATGTTTACAGAGTGGATGAATTGTAATAAAGTCGATGAATTTGCCAGGACATTGAG GATTTTACTGAATCATATTAAGGGACCAACCTGTTTTGAAGATATAAAAACAGTTGATGGGCAAGTTTTTCAAACATTTAAAGATGCATGTTTTGCACGGGGGCTGTTGGATGATGATAAAGAATATGTTAATGCTGTCAAAGAAGCAAGCACATGGTCAACCAGAGATTTCTTGAGGACCTTTTTTGTAATGTTGTTGCTGTCAAATTCGATATCTCATCCTGGTGTTTTTTGGTCAGAAACGAAGTCCCTGTTATGTGAAGACATTTTGTATCAGCAACGAAAGATAACTGGTATTGCAG ATTTAGATCTTCAACAGGAAGAACCTGAAAATATCTGTCTATCTGAAATTGAAAAGTTGCTACTTACCAATGGAAGTACAGTGATAAATTTTGATGATATGCCAAGTGTTTCGGACAATTATGTTTCATCGTCGAACAATCGATTGATAATGAAAGAATTATCGTATGACAGACTAGCTCTTCAAAGGGAACATGGTCGTTATGTAAAGTGTTTAACTGCCGAACAGGAAAGGATATATAAAATTGTTATGGAAGCGATTGAAAAAGGTGATGGAGGTGTGTTTTTTGTATATGGTTATGGTGGAACTGGAAAGACGTTTCTTTGGAAGACATTCTCAGCTGCATTACAATCAAAAGGTGAAGTTGTATTGAATGTTGCATCCAGTGGAATTGCTTCACTTTTGCTGGATGGTGGTAGAACTGCTCATTCAAGGTTTGTAATTCCAATCAACATTAATGAGAATTCAATATATTCGATAGAGCCTAATACTGAGTTAGGTGATTTAACTAAAAGAGCAACATTGATTATTTGGGATGAAGCACCTATGACTCACAAGCATTGTTTCGAGGCTCTTGATAGAACAATGAGAGACATATCACGTTCCAGTCAACCGAACATGCAATCGAAGCCATTTAGGGGAAAGGTCATTCTATTTGGTGGTGATTTTAGACAAATTCTTCCGGTCATCTCTAAAG TACTAAAGCTAACTGAGAATATGAGATTAAGAGTTGGTTGTCAGGAAGCAGATTTGAAAGAAATAAAGGAATTTGGAGAATGGATTTTAAAGCTTGGTGATGGTCTGCTTGGTAAAGAAAATGATGGTGAGATTGATATTGAAATACCAGATGATTTACTTATTCATGACCAAGTCAATGCTATTTCTTCTCtcatttcatatatatatatccgGACATGA